In Lentibacillus amyloliquefaciens, one DNA window encodes the following:
- a CDS encoding PH domain-containing protein: protein MDQQIVTPQQQLSKVVIRVWIIGEIIANFIGLLVLAALFFLDYKFSWPEWAGWIILVVTILSVVGTIWSVFFEPSLKFNSWRYDVNEDFLQLKYGIFIEKHELIPMTKIQSVATNQGPIMRKYGLYSVSITTMASSHKIPALSEKVAIELRSQIAYFAKVKEVE from the coding sequence ATGGATCAACAAATTGTTACACCCCAACAACAACTATCCAAAGTTGTAATTAGAGTATGGATTATTGGGGAGATTATTGCTAATTTCATTGGGCTCTTAGTTCTTGCAGCATTGTTTTTTTTGGATTACAAATTTTCATGGCCGGAATGGGCTGGGTGGATCATTTTGGTTGTCACTATTCTTTCTGTCGTTGGAACAATATGGTCTGTGTTTTTCGAGCCATCTTTGAAGTTTAATAGTTGGCGCTATGATGTCAATGAGGACTTTTTGCAATTGAAATATGGGATTTTCATCGAGAAACATGAACTTATTCCAATGACAAAAATACAGTCAGTTGCAACAAATCAGGGACCAATTATGAGAAAGTACGGCCTTTATTCGGTTTCCATTACTACAATGGCGTCCTCTCACAAAATCCCTGCACTATCTGAAAAAGTTGCAATTGAACTAAGAAGCCAAATTGCTTATTTTGCAAAAGTAAAGGAAGTGGAGTAA
- a CDS encoding PH domain-containing protein: protein MGQKKRYHPLNILFDFWRLLKNAFFFVLFLFIINYDSSSAWINYGRIIFCLAVVLTVFSIIYKWFTQKYLLDDVSFHMYKGLFNKSERTIPYTKIHNIQRRQTFIHKLFGLASVVFETSMTDTDASIKFGVISQKELNELEARIHQSGSTNHDVVAYEAVPEAEKEEQVICNRTVHFRPTRKDTIKASFTSLSFLVLIPIIVSVSSEIEDIFDIEDKAKTFLMSNINSWWIISLFIVALVIMSVAFGVVRTFLRYGRYEIASDDKTIFISKGILEESTFTISKDKVQAVEVTQSLIKRMLGLAEVKLISAGSVGESEDETNSLYPFLPVQRAYEMLEEVLPDYEVTQKMYLLPGKSLWVRLLRPSWLWIIATIALFFFRPQVFDVKQAWWIISVFLFLIIYIHRILDFINTRYMLNGGFIQFKTGSLQTTMFVSKRKKVIEVEVSRSRLQKQLGLSTINMVNRSKPVHHTTIKDVPELMADAYRTWYIKRTEDIEIEKTSI, encoded by the coding sequence ATGGGACAGAAGAAACGATATCACCCTTTGAATATATTGTTCGACTTCTGGAGGCTCCTGAAAAATGCATTCTTCTTTGTATTGTTTCTTTTCATTATTAACTATGATTCCAGTTCAGCTTGGATTAATTATGGACGAATCATTTTTTGTTTGGCAGTCGTTTTAACTGTTTTTTCAATAATTTATAAATGGTTCACACAAAAATATTTGCTTGATGATGTTTCTTTTCATATGTACAAAGGGTTATTTAATAAATCGGAGCGGACCATTCCTTATACCAAGATTCACAATATCCAACGTAGGCAGACATTTATTCACAAGCTATTTGGATTGGCTTCTGTAGTTTTTGAAACAAGTATGACAGATACAGATGCTTCGATAAAATTTGGTGTCATTTCACAAAAAGAACTTAATGAACTGGAAGCAAGGATACACCAATCAGGCAGCACTAATCATGATGTAGTAGCCTATGAAGCAGTACCTGAGGCAGAAAAAGAGGAACAAGTAATATGTAACAGAACGGTCCATTTTAGACCGACAAGAAAAGATACTATCAAAGCTTCTTTCACATCGCTCAGCTTTTTAGTACTTATTCCGATAATTGTTTCTGTGTCATCTGAGATAGAGGATATATTTGATATAGAAGACAAGGCGAAAACATTTTTAATGTCTAACATCAATTCCTGGTGGATTATTTCATTGTTCATTGTTGCTTTGGTTATCATGTCCGTTGCTTTTGGGGTTGTCCGGACATTTTTAAGGTATGGAAGATACGAAATTGCTTCTGATGATAAAACGATTTTTATTTCAAAAGGAATCCTGGAAGAATCAACTTTTACCATATCAAAGGATAAAGTTCAGGCTGTTGAAGTTACTCAATCACTGATAAAACGAATGCTCGGACTTGCTGAAGTAAAGTTGATCAGTGCAGGAAGTGTTGGTGAAAGTGAAGATGAAACAAATTCACTTTATCCCTTTCTGCCTGTTCAGCGGGCATATGAGATGTTAGAGGAAGTGCTTCCAGATTATGAGGTAACACAGAAGATGTATCTTTTACCGGGAAAATCATTATGGGTTCGACTGTTAAGACCAAGCTGGCTCTGGATTATTGCAACTATTGCGCTATTCTTTTTCAGGCCCCAGGTATTCGATGTGAAACAAGCATGGTGGATCATTTCGGTTTTTTTATTTCTAATTATCTATATACATCGAATCCTCGATTTTATAAACACGAGATATATGTTGAATGGCGGCTTTATACAGTTTAAAACAGGGAGTCTGCAAACAACAATGTTTGTTTCAAAACGAAAGAAAGTAATTGAAGTGGAAGTATCCCGCAGTAGATTGCAGAAACAATTGGGACTGTCAACCATCAATATGGTAAATCGCTCCAAACCAGTCCATCACACAACGATTAAAGATGTACCAGAATTGATGGCAGATGCCTATCGTACATGGTATATCAAACGCACAGAAGATATTGAAATTGAAAAAACCAGTATTTAA
- a CDS encoding ABC transporter permease, translated as MIHILKREFIDAFKSVRSILILLFITFVSYQSAKFFDENQDMINQFIGESGNEVGSVYTAAIAFIVLIFGFLFVFAISHDLINREIEMKTIRLLVTKTSRLQIVLGKFLGILLFWVVTISISFAIISLITGSWFPKDYFQTIIFLFYIISLVLLISTVIPKTKLTMFLGIFLGIVLPIIGLAAAFSDKWYFIPFKYLLPYKYFDGSVGMMFIPLAIGIGYISLSIFFINRKDF; from the coding sequence ATGATTCATATATTAAAACGGGAATTCATTGATGCATTTAAAAGTGTACGCTCTATTTTGATTCTATTATTTATAACTTTTGTATCGTACCAGTCAGCTAAATTTTTTGATGAAAATCAGGACATGATTAATCAATTTATTGGAGAAAGCGGAAATGAAGTCGGCTCAGTCTATACAGCGGCCATTGCATTCATCGTGTTGATCTTTGGGTTCTTATTTGTATTTGCCATTTCTCATGATTTGATCAACAGGGAAATAGAGATGAAAACCATAAGATTGCTTGTGACTAAGACATCGAGACTTCAAATTGTGCTGGGAAAGTTCTTGGGGATTCTATTATTCTGGGTTGTAACTATATCTATTTCTTTCGCTATAATATCCTTGATAACGGGTTCCTGGTTCCCTAAAGACTACTTTCAAACCATAATCTTTTTATTTTACATTATAAGCTTAGTGCTTTTAATTTCTACCGTCATACCAAAAACGAAATTAACGATGTTTCTAGGAATCTTCTTAGGAATTGTGTTGCCAATTATCGGATTAGCAGCAGCTTTCTCAGATAAGTGGTATTTCATTCCATTTAAATATTTATTGCCATATAAATATTTTGATGGCTCCGTTGGCATGATGTTCATCCCCTTGGCCATTGGTATTGGTTATATTTCATTAAGCATATTTTTTATAAATAGAAAGGATTTTTAA
- a CDS encoding ABC transporter ATP-binding protein has protein sequence MEMIKVNQLTKKYGATKVLKGINLIIYQGEVFGFVGHNGAGKSTLIHILTDIVNKSGGSFEMLGISDNHVNETKKRIGVMPDITNLYENMKGIDFLRYMGDLAGDNYSKKYYISLMKDVGLEGAEKKKIKSYSFGMKKKISIAQALLGNPEIIILDEPTSGLDPESAIEIRKLVTNLQKSGKTIFLTSHNLDEIEKISDRVGILSEGVIKKMGTPRELKTETKEDIGLLIRTKPVLTAANISKVSEALDMNVSFVDTQKDYTFLNVTSEDDIPKLSKEIMESGILLYELKVEERSLEEVFMNT, from the coding sequence ATGGAAATGATTAAAGTAAATCAACTAACGAAAAAGTATGGAGCAACAAAAGTTCTAAAGGGAATCAATTTAATCATTTATCAAGGTGAAGTGTTCGGGTTTGTGGGACATAATGGAGCCGGTAAATCAACCTTAATCCATATACTCACAGATATTGTGAACAAGAGTGGTGGCTCTTTTGAAATGTTGGGCATTTCGGATAATCATGTTAATGAGACAAAAAAGCGAATTGGAGTAATGCCTGATATTACAAACCTGTATGAAAACATGAAAGGAATTGACTTTTTACGATATATGGGAGACCTGGCAGGTGATAATTACAGTAAAAAATATTACATATCCCTTATGAAAGATGTAGGATTAGAGGGAGCGGAAAAGAAGAAAATCAAATCTTATTCATTTGGTATGAAAAAGAAAATCAGTATCGCACAGGCATTATTGGGCAACCCGGAAATCATTATTCTTGATGAACCAACGTCCGGCCTTGACCCTGAATCAGCCATAGAAATCCGCAAATTGGTAACAAATCTGCAGAAAAGTGGCAAGACAATCTTCTTGACATCCCATAATTTGGATGAAATTGAGAAAATTAGTGACAGAGTAGGAATTTTAAGCGAAGGCGTTATTAAAAAAATGGGAACGCCCCGTGAATTAAAGACAGAAACCAAAGAAGATATTGGCTTATTAATTCGAACAAAGCCTGTGCTCACAGCAGCTAATATCTCAAAAGTTTCTGAAGCTCTAGACATGAACGTTTCATTTGTAGATACACAAAAGGACTATACGTTTTTGAATGTTACTTCTGAGGATGACATTCCCAAACTGTCTAAGGAAATAATGGAATCCGGCATTCTTCTGTATGAACTGAAGGTGGAGGAACGATCATTGGAAGAGGTGTTTATGAATACGTGA
- the sigW gene encoding RNA polymerase sigma factor SigW: protein MENNNRQIIEKVKQGDQHAFSELIELYQHKVYRICFRLIGNRHEAEELAQEAFLRAYQNIKSHDSNKKFSSWLFRIATNLTIDWLKKKKPDYYLDAEVTGAEGMTMYTRIPANNKLPEDQVIALEFQDTVHKAIFQLAPEYRSAIVLKYMEGLSLREMSDIMQIPIGTVKTRIHRGREILRKHLKPVP from the coding sequence ATGGAAAACAATAATAGGCAGATAATAGAAAAAGTGAAACAAGGAGATCAACATGCTTTTAGTGAGTTAATCGAACTCTACCAACATAAAGTTTACCGAATTTGTTTCCGACTGATCGGAAACCGCCATGAAGCAGAAGAACTTGCCCAAGAAGCTTTTTTGCGAGCTTATCAGAATATTAAGAGTCATGACAGCAATAAAAAATTTTCTTCCTGGTTGTTCCGCATTGCCACAAATTTAACAATTGATTGGTTGAAAAAGAAGAAACCGGATTATTATTTGGATGCGGAAGTGACTGGGGCAGAGGGTATGACAATGTATACCCGAATTCCTGCCAATAATAAATTACCGGAGGATCAAGTAATCGCACTGGAATTTCAGGATACTGTACATAAGGCAATTTTTCAGTTAGCACCAGAATATCGCTCGGCCATTGTATTGAAATATATGGAGGGTTTGTCACTGAGGGAGATGAGTGACATCATGCAGATTCCCATTGGCACGGTTAAAACAAGAATTCATCGTGGCCGTGAAATATTACGCAAGCATTTGAAACCTGTTCCATAA